From Dreissena polymorpha isolate Duluth1 chromosome 15, UMN_Dpol_1.0, whole genome shotgun sequence, a single genomic window includes:
- the LOC127859682 gene encoding protein timeless homolog — protein MSFRHSRFGGTFAVKNFKLISENDLIYHKSKCEMEDIYLHANKRPKKKAKNRKPLIDREVKRRSTLSIRLGLKELCIQFLENCYNHLMYAVKDVLNREKSQEHDETYYLWAMRFFMEFCRLHSGKVDLVSETMSVQAFHYIQVQLFSYYEMQMMEKKEAIVWGKRTHLALKAYQQLLLTLDSMDRAGNPVLMESSKVLKN, from the exons ATGTCTTTCAGGCATTCAAGATTCGGTGGAACCTTCGCCGTCAAGAATTTCAAGTTGATTAGCGAGAACGACCTGATATACCACAAGTCAAAATGCGAAATGGAGGACATTTATCTCCATGCGAACAAGCGACCAAAGAAGAAAGCGAAAAACCGAAAGCCCCTGATCGATCGGGAGGTCAAACGGCGCTCGACACTCAGTATTCGACTGGGTCTGAAAGAACTCTGCATACAGTTCCTTGAGAACTGCTATAATCATCTCATGTACGCTGTCAAG GATGTGCTGAACCGTGAGAAGTCCCAAGAACACGATGAGACGTACTATCTATGGGCAATGAGGTTCTTCATGGAATTCTGTCGCCTGCACAGCGGCAAAGTGGATCTTGTCAG TGAGACGATGTCTGTGCAGGCTTTCCACTACATACAGGTTCAATTGTTCAGCTACTATGAGATGCAGATGATGGAAAAGAAGGAGGCTATTGTCTGGGGAAAGAG GACTCACCTGGCGTTGAAGGCCTACCAGCAGCTGCTGCTGACCTTGGACTCCATGGACAGGGCGGGCAACCCAGTGCTGATGGAAAGTTCAAAGGTCCTTAAGA ATTAG